One Serinicoccus chungangensis genomic window carries:
- a CDS encoding helical backbone metal receptor produces MRAVRDDLGGVAEVPDGPVERVVSLVPSLTEALARTRPGALVGATDWCTHPADLDVPRVRGTKNPDRAAVAALEPDLVVCVQEENRELDVQRLRAAGIPVWVGVVESVDDALRVLRRLLVEVLGWGAPEWLTQVEHRWAGPRPAPPGEERPPSRPRVAVPVWRDPWMVVGPRTFTTDLLARGGVDNVYASAPERYPRVDLADLDAAGADVALLPDEPYVFTPDDGPEAFARTPTRLVSGRLLTWYGPAMLEAADLLDALTAGRGHPSR; encoded by the coding sequence GTGAGAGCCGTGCGGGACGACCTCGGCGGGGTGGCCGAGGTGCCCGACGGCCCGGTGGAGCGGGTCGTCTCGCTGGTCCCCTCGCTCACCGAGGCCCTGGCGCGCACCCGCCCCGGCGCCCTCGTGGGCGCGACCGACTGGTGCACGCACCCCGCCGACCTCGACGTGCCCCGGGTCCGGGGGACCAAGAACCCCGACCGTGCGGCGGTCGCCGCGCTCGAGCCCGACCTCGTGGTGTGCGTGCAGGAGGAGAACCGCGAGCTGGACGTCCAGCGGCTGCGCGCCGCCGGCATCCCGGTGTGGGTCGGCGTGGTGGAGTCGGTCGACGACGCGCTGCGGGTGCTGCGCCGGCTGCTCGTCGAGGTGCTGGGCTGGGGAGCGCCGGAGTGGCTGACGCAGGTCGAGCACCGCTGGGCCGGCCCGCGCCCGGCCCCTCCCGGGGAGGAACGCCCGCCGTCCCGCCCGCGGGTCGCCGTGCCGGTCTGGCGCGACCCGTGGATGGTCGTCGGCCCGCGCACCTTCACCACCGACCTGCTCGCCCGCGGAGGTGTGGACAACGTCTACGCCTCCGCGCCGGAGCGCTACCCCCGGGTCGACCTCGCTGACCTGGACGCCGCCGGCGCCGACGTCGCCCTGCTGCCCGACGAGCCCTACGTCTTCACGCCCGACGACGGGCCGGAGGCGTTCGCGCGGACGCCCACGCGGCTGGTGAGCGGGCGCCTGCTCACGTGGTACGGCCCGGCCATGCTCGAGGCGGCCGACCTGCTCGACGCGCTGACCGCCGGGCGCGGGCACCCGTCGCGGTAG
- a CDS encoding UTP--glucose-1-phosphate uridylyltransferase, whose protein sequence is MSASGRQQALDRMVEAGVSQPARDTFARHYDHLAAGATGLIAESDVEPALPSAHLEDVEVGEDEAREALAATAVITLNGGLGTSMGLAGPKSLLPVRDGLTFLDITVRQVLALRERFDVTLPLVLMDSFSTREATLEVLERYPDLEVDGIPLDFVQSQEPKLRADDLTPVTWEADPRLEWCPPGHGDLYPSLLASGLLDQLLDGGFRYAFVSNIDNLGAVADGRVAAWFAGSGAGFAAEVCRRTEMDKKGGHLVRRRADGRLVLRDTAQTAEDEMVHFMDGDKHPFVNTNNLWFDLARLRDMLTERDGVMELPLIRNAKTVDPTDKGSTPVIQIESAMGSAVELFDDAAAIAVTRDRFVPVKTTNELALLRSDAYAVDGTSYRLSRTVDPAPVVDLTKDCYGMIGDFDERFPHGVPSLVDAERLEVEGDWRFGAGVRVEGVAHLGPEGGTVEDGTTLGGA, encoded by the coding sequence ATGAGCGCATCTGGACGTCAGCAGGCCCTGGACCGCATGGTGGAGGCCGGCGTGAGCCAGCCGGCCCGCGACACCTTCGCCCGGCACTACGACCACCTGGCGGCGGGGGCGACCGGACTCATCGCGGAGTCCGACGTCGAGCCCGCCCTCCCCTCGGCGCACCTCGAGGACGTCGAGGTGGGCGAGGACGAGGCCCGCGAGGCGCTGGCCGCCACCGCGGTCATCACCCTCAACGGCGGTCTGGGCACGTCCATGGGGCTGGCCGGCCCGAAGTCGCTGCTGCCGGTGCGTGACGGGCTCACCTTCCTCGACATCACGGTCCGGCAGGTCCTGGCGCTGCGCGAGCGCTTCGACGTCACCCTGCCCCTCGTCCTCATGGACAGCTTCTCCACCCGCGAGGCGACCCTGGAGGTCCTGGAGCGCTACCCCGACCTGGAGGTGGACGGCATACCCCTGGACTTCGTCCAGAGCCAGGAGCCCAAGCTGCGCGCGGACGACCTCACCCCGGTCACCTGGGAGGCCGACCCGCGGCTCGAGTGGTGCCCGCCCGGGCACGGCGACCTCTACCCCTCGCTGCTGGCCAGCGGCCTCCTGGACCAGCTGCTCGACGGCGGCTTCCGGTATGCCTTCGTCTCCAACATCGACAACCTCGGCGCGGTGGCCGACGGGCGGGTCGCCGCGTGGTTCGCGGGCAGCGGGGCGGGCTTCGCCGCCGAGGTGTGCCGGCGCACCGAGATGGACAAGAAGGGCGGGCACCTCGTGCGCCGCCGCGCGGACGGCCGGCTCGTGCTGCGCGACACGGCGCAGACCGCCGAGGACGAGATGGTCCACTTCATGGACGGCGACAAGCACCCCTTCGTCAACACCAACAACCTGTGGTTCGACCTCGCCCGCCTCCGCGACATGCTGACCGAGCGGGACGGCGTCATGGAGCTGCCGCTCATCCGCAACGCCAAGACGGTCGACCCGACCGACAAGGGCTCGACCCCCGTCATCCAGATCGAGTCGGCGATGGGCAGCGCGGTCGAGCTCTTCGACGACGCCGCCGCGATCGCGGTGACCCGCGACCGCTTCGTGCCGGTCAAGACCACCAACGAGCTGGCGCTGCTGCGCTCGGACGCGTATGCCGTGGACGGCACGTCCTACCGGTTGAGCCGGACCGTCGACCCGGCGCCGGTGGTGGACCTCACCAAGGACTGCTACGGCATGATCGGCGACTTCGACGAGCGCTTCCCCCACGGGGTCCCCTCGCTGGTCGACGCCGAGCGCCTCGAGGTGGAGGGTGACTGGCGCTTCGGCGCCGGGGTCCGGGTCGAGGGCGTCGCCCACCTCGGCCCCGAGGGCGGGACGGTCGAGGACGGGACCACGCTGGGGGGCGCGTGA
- a CDS encoding DUF1295 domain-containing protein, producing the protein MKSLLLSALATVAGLLLALAASDGGQLLLDGPPLMGALVLLAYALNWVVYVPSFRAQTERFFDLTGSLTFQLVTVLALVLVADRDARTWMLAGMVLVWAARLGTFLFRRITRAGTDGRFDELKQSWSGFLMAWTVQALWVTFTAGAALAAITSGDRAPLGVLACAGVVVWVVGLAVEALADAQKAAFRADPRHEGEFVRGGLWSWSRHPNYVGEVLVWTGVALVAAAPLVGWQHVTLLSPVLVYLLLRFGSGVPALERRADERWGGREDYEAWKARTPVLFPVGPRAGAGRSR; encoded by the coding sequence GTGAAGAGCCTGCTGCTGTCCGCCCTGGCCACGGTCGCGGGCCTCCTGCTCGCCCTGGCCGCATCTGACGGGGGTCAGCTGCTGTTGGACGGCCCCCCGCTCATGGGCGCCCTCGTCCTGCTCGCCTACGCCCTCAACTGGGTGGTCTACGTCCCCTCCTTCCGGGCGCAGACCGAGCGCTTCTTCGACCTCACCGGCTCCCTCACCTTCCAGCTGGTCACGGTCCTCGCGCTCGTCCTCGTGGCCGACCGGGACGCGCGCACCTGGATGCTCGCCGGCATGGTGCTGGTGTGGGCTGCGCGGCTGGGGACCTTCCTGTTCCGTCGGATCACCCGGGCCGGCACGGACGGCCGCTTCGACGAGCTCAAGCAGAGCTGGTCCGGCTTCCTCATGGCATGGACGGTGCAGGCGCTGTGGGTGACCTTCACGGCCGGTGCGGCCCTGGCGGCGATCACCTCCGGCGACCGTGCCCCGCTGGGTGTCCTGGCGTGTGCCGGGGTCGTGGTCTGGGTGGTCGGCCTCGCCGTCGAGGCCCTGGCGGACGCCCAGAAGGCGGCCTTCCGGGCCGACCCGCGCCACGAGGGCGAGTTCGTCCGGGGCGGTCTGTGGTCGTGGTCGCGCCACCCGAACTACGTCGGGGAGGTCCTGGTGTGGACCGGGGTGGCCCTGGTCGCGGCGGCGCCGCTCGTCGGCTGGCAGCACGTCACGCTCCTCTCCCCCGTGCTCGTCTACCTGCTGCTGCGCTTCGGCAGCGGCGTGCCGGCGCTGGAGCGCCGCGCCGACGAGCGCTGGGGAGGCCGCGAGGACTACGAGGCCTGGAAGGCGCGGACCCCGGTGCTCTTCCCGGTCGGCCCGCGAGCCGGGGCCGGCCGGTCTCGGTAG
- a CDS encoding carbohydrate ABC transporter permease — MSQATTVPDVPGPAPTKSTGPRKLTKAEQRAVDAKTRLSSPWASVIAIVIAILWSVPTLGLFVTSFRPEIDIRTSGWWTFFGDPAVTWANYDAVLYGGSTNFIDVFVNTIVITLPAVIIPITLALLAAYAFAWLDFPGRNMLFVAVFALQIVPIQITMIPLLTQYNNWGIVGSFWPVWLSHTIFALPLAIFLLHNFMMDIPRSLIEAARVDGAGHVKIFFQVLLPLLVPAIAAFGIFQFLWVWNDLLVGLVFGSSPDVAPLTVRLADLTGTRGTAWHLLSAGAFVAMVVPVTVFLLLQRYFVRGLLAGGVKG, encoded by the coding sequence ATGAGCCAGGCGACCACCGTCCCGGACGTCCCCGGGCCGGCACCGACGAAGAGCACCGGACCGCGCAAGCTCACCAAGGCCGAGCAGCGGGCGGTGGACGCCAAGACGCGGCTGTCCTCCCCGTGGGCCAGCGTCATCGCGATCGTCATCGCGATCCTCTGGTCGGTCCCGACCCTCGGTCTGTTCGTGACCTCGTTCCGGCCCGAGATCGACATCCGGACCTCCGGCTGGTGGACCTTCTTCGGCGACCCGGCCGTCACGTGGGCCAACTACGACGCCGTCCTCTACGGAGGCTCGACGAACTTCATCGACGTCTTCGTCAACACCATCGTCATCACCCTCCCCGCAGTGATCATCCCGATCACGCTGGCCCTGCTGGCCGCGTACGCCTTCGCCTGGCTGGACTTCCCCGGGCGCAACATGCTGTTCGTGGCGGTCTTCGCGCTGCAGATCGTGCCGATCCAGATCACCATGATCCCGCTGCTGACGCAGTACAACAACTGGGGCATCGTCGGCTCGTTCTGGCCGGTCTGGCTCTCGCACACGATCTTCGCGCTGCCCCTGGCCATCTTCCTGCTGCACAACTTCATGATGGACATCCCCAGGTCGCTGATCGAGGCGGCCCGGGTCGACGGCGCAGGCCACGTCAAGATCTTCTTCCAGGTGCTGCTGCCGTTGCTGGTGCCGGCGATCGCGGCCTTCGGGATCTTCCAGTTCCTCTGGGTCTGGAACGACCTGCTCGTCGGCCTGGTCTTCGGCTCGTCGCCGGACGTGGCGCCGCTCACCGTTCGCCTCGCGGACCTCACGGGCACGCGGGGGACGGCCTGGCACCTGCTCTCGGCAGGCGCCTTCGTCGCCATGGTCGTGCCGGTGACGGTGTTCCTCCTCCTGCAGCGGTACTTCGTCCGGGGCCTGCTGGCCGGCGGGGTCAAGGGCTGA
- a CDS encoding carbohydrate ABC transporter permease, whose amino-acid sequence MEFLLSTGTPVEKFIVMGIAILLFVAVMALVLFLTDRPRMPQWITVLAFLGPAALLVVFGLVYPAIVTMINSFQGDSGRDWVGLSNYAEVFGSPALRVVLLNTLLWVLLVPLVSTAVGLVYAVLVDRTRFEKLAKTLVFLPMAISMVGASIIWKFVYDFKPTSQPQTGLANQLLVWLGFDSQQFLLTWPWNTFFLIAVMVWIQSGFAMTILSASIKAIPDDIIEAAKLDGVTNWQMFRSVTVPSIRPAVVVVVTTIAMATLKVFDIVFTMTGGNFDTSIVANEFYTRSFVRAETGIGATLAVLLFVMVIPIVVYNVRQMKLAEEQR is encoded by the coding sequence ATGGAGTTTCTGCTCAGCACCGGCACGCCGGTCGAGAAGTTCATCGTCATGGGCATCGCCATCCTGCTCTTCGTCGCGGTGATGGCGCTGGTGCTCTTCCTCACCGACCGGCCGCGGATGCCGCAGTGGATCACCGTCCTGGCCTTCCTCGGCCCCGCCGCACTCCTCGTCGTCTTCGGGCTTGTCTACCCCGCGATCGTCACCATGATCAACTCGTTCCAGGGCGACAGCGGGCGAGACTGGGTCGGCCTCAGCAACTACGCCGAGGTCTTCGGCAGCCCAGCGCTGCGGGTCGTGCTGCTCAACACCCTGTTGTGGGTGCTCCTGGTCCCCCTGGTGTCGACGGCCGTCGGCCTGGTGTACGCCGTCCTCGTGGACCGCACCCGGTTCGAGAAGCTCGCCAAGACCTTGGTCTTCCTCCCCATGGCGATCTCCATGGTGGGGGCCAGCATCATCTGGAAGTTCGTCTACGACTTCAAGCCCACCAGCCAGCCGCAGACCGGGCTGGCCAACCAGCTGCTCGTCTGGCTCGGCTTCGACAGCCAGCAGTTCCTGCTGACCTGGCCGTGGAACACCTTCTTCCTCATCGCCGTCATGGTGTGGATCCAGTCCGGCTTCGCCATGACGATCCTGTCCGCCTCCATCAAGGCCATCCCCGACGACATCATCGAGGCGGCCAAGCTGGACGGGGTGACCAACTGGCAGATGTTCCGCTCGGTCACCGTCCCCTCCATCCGCCCGGCCGTGGTCGTGGTCGTCACCACGATCGCCATGGCCACCCTGAAAGTCTTCGACATCGTCTTCACCATGACGGGTGGCAACTTCGACACCTCGATCGTCGCGAACGAGTTCTACACCCGCAGCTTCGTGCGGGCCGAGACCGGCATCGGCGCCACGCTCGCGGTGCTGCTGTTCGTCATGGTCATCCCGATCGTCGTCTACAACGTGCGTCAGATGAAACTTGCAGAGGAGCAGCGATGA
- a CDS encoding ABC transporter substrate-binding protein, with translation MAASLGLAGVTLAACGGSGGSGGGEDVDEALASVDVSCEPYEQYGDLEGTTVGIYTSIVSPEDQAFIESFTPFEECTGVTVEYEGSRQFETQLPVRLEAGNAPDMAWVPQPGLVERIVNDFPDAVVPVGEQAEANVDEYYNESWKGYGTVDGTYYGAPLGANVKSFVWYAPAAFEENGYEIPETWDDMYALSEQIAADHPDAKPWCAGIESGNATGWPATDWLEDVMLRAAGPEVYDQWVAHEIPFDDPTVVDALNQVGTILKNPDMVNGGLGGVESIAVTPFGEAGLPILDRSCFLHRQASFYQANWPEGTNVAEDGDVFAFYLPGNDPEAQPVLVGGEFTMMFADRPEVKALQAYLASPEWSNAKAKVSPPGWVSANSGLDPANLKSPIDQLAYELLTDEATTIRFDGSDLMPAAIGTGSFWTGMTNWITGEDTESVLTMIENSWD, from the coding sequence ATGGCCGCCTCACTCGGACTGGCCGGCGTGACGCTGGCGGCGTGCGGCGGTTCCGGCGGATCCGGCGGAGGGGAGGATGTCGACGAGGCGCTCGCGTCGGTGGACGTGTCCTGCGAGCCCTACGAGCAGTACGGCGACCTCGAGGGCACCACCGTGGGTATCTACACCTCCATCGTCTCCCCCGAGGACCAGGCTTTCATCGAGTCGTTCACGCCCTTCGAGGAGTGCACGGGCGTGACCGTGGAGTACGAGGGTTCCCGCCAGTTCGAGACCCAGCTGCCCGTCCGGTTGGAGGCCGGCAACGCCCCCGACATGGCCTGGGTGCCCCAGCCCGGGCTGGTGGAGCGGATCGTCAACGACTTCCCCGACGCCGTCGTCCCGGTCGGCGAACAGGCCGAGGCCAACGTCGACGAGTACTACAACGAGTCCTGGAAGGGCTACGGCACCGTCGACGGCACTTACTACGGTGCCCCGTTGGGCGCCAACGTGAAGTCGTTCGTCTGGTATGCCCCGGCCGCCTTCGAGGAGAACGGCTACGAGATCCCCGAGACGTGGGACGACATGTACGCGTTGTCGGAGCAGATCGCTGCCGACCACCCGGACGCCAAGCCCTGGTGCGCCGGTATCGAGTCGGGGAACGCCACCGGCTGGCCCGCCACGGACTGGCTCGAGGACGTGATGCTGCGCGCTGCCGGCCCGGAGGTCTACGACCAGTGGGTCGCGCACGAGATCCCCTTCGACGACCCGACGGTCGTGGACGCGCTGAACCAGGTCGGCACCATCCTCAAGAACCCGGACATGGTCAACGGCGGGCTCGGCGGCGTCGAATCCATCGCGGTCACCCCGTTCGGCGAGGCCGGGCTGCCGATCCTGGACCGCAGCTGCTTCCTGCACCGTCAGGCGTCCTTCTACCAGGCCAACTGGCCCGAGGGCACCAACGTGGCCGAGGACGGCGACGTCTTCGCCTTCTACCTGCCCGGCAACGACCCGGAAGCGCAGCCAGTGCTCGTCGGCGGTGAGTTCACGATGATGTTCGCCGACCGCCCTGAGGTCAAGGCTCTGCAGGCCTACCTCGCCAGCCCCGAGTGGTCGAACGCCAAGGCCAAGGTCTCCCCCCCGGGATGGGTGTCGGCGAACTCCGGGCTGGACCCGGCGAACCTGAAGTCGCCCATCGACCAGCTGGCCTACGAGCTGCTGACCGACGAGGCCACGACGATCCGGTTCGACGGCTCCGACCTCATGCCGGCCGCGATCGGCACGGGCAGCTTCTGGACGGGGATGACCAACTGGATCACCGGTGAGGACACCGAGTCCGTGCTGACGATGATCGAGAACAGCTGGGACTGA